The following is a genomic window from Solanum lycopersicum chromosome 6, SLM_r2.1.
CTTACTGGAAAAGGCCAATGACAGAATTTATATGCATCTTGGTTCTGGACCAATGTTTAATAAGTAATTTCACCGCAAACAAATTCAATCAATCAACTTCAGCATGCAAGATACATTTATACACATCTCTGCTCAGGCCAAATGTTTAATAAGTAATTTTACTGTGGACAAAATTTTAATCAATCAACTTCAGTATGCATGATGCATCTTTACTTGAAGTTTCAAATAAGCTTATTTGACAGACAAACACCAAATTCTTATTTCGTTTTCAATTGATATAGTTTCTCATAAATAAGAAAAGTGCAAGTGCTGGTCAATATTGCAAAGTACAAAACCAGTCTTTGAGGAAGGAAGAAATTCAGTAATAAACTCATGAATGAAGTTATATCAACATAGATTCCTGCTTCAACAATGAGTTTCCCAATCAGAAGCAAGATTTACTTGTAATGGaacaacataataaatatatcagAGATCTGGAAGAATAATGCGTACAAGGAGAGCATGAGATAGGATCACTTGGCATGGATAGCTCAAGAGGGCCTAGCTCTCTGTTTTCCCAGCTTTAGCTTCCGATAGCAAAGATTCAAGTTCTCCTTTCCGATACAGCTTAATCGTGTCTgcacccaaaaaaaaagagtaatgcAATTCATTCAACAAGTTTTTTCATATTCCAACAATTATGATATGTTATTCAATCTTTCAACAGTAGTAATGCACAGATTGCAAGGAATGCCTACAAACTTACCTTGAAAAAGTACACTACTGTCCAGTCAACTATAATGCCTTTATTTTCACTAATTCAGCACATTTTTGTTGGAAGGACATAAAATGCCAACCACTCAATTTTAAAGTAATCCACATTGCTAAAACAGTCTGCAGAAGGTATCTAATAACTATAGTTCTTAAATCAAAGACCAGAATGTCATACAAATAGGTTATAATGTTGGGAATCaagtcaaataattattttcaaggaATAAATGCAGAATAGCATTACTGTGTCTGCAAATATATGGTGAAAGCAAAAAATCAATCAGAGAATGTACCTGTGCAACCACCTATGTGTTTGGCCCCTggtcataataaaaaaagacgTCATTTATTAGAAGTCCTTcacaaaaaacacaaaataaaaatcagcAGCAAATGCCACCAAAATTTGTAAACTGGCAACTCTCTTCATTCAGTGGCAGTATGCTTACTCTTCAAGAAGACATCTATTACTTCTGAAAGTttcacatataaataattttttgttcattattaTGTAGAGGGGTGAGATCATCCCCGAGTTTCAAGGATTGCAGCTGATCCAAAGGGTTGGCTCTAGATGGattttttaatgaaagaaaGATTTCTCGGTCATCAAAGAAAATTATCTGCTTATTACATatagaattatataaattcaggAAGCTCccataaaaaatagataaactCCAACAATTTGTTGTCATATCCAAACACTTGTAGAGATCAACAACTCTACGATACCAACATTTCTTACCAATGAATACATTGGGAACCGTATGCTGTCCAGTAAGCCTTTCCAGTACTTTCTGCAGTTGTGGTCCTTGGGGACCTGAAACAATTTAGAGATAACATCAACTTATTACATAAAGTATACATTTGAATATGACTAGAGCATGAAATGCCACAGTTGCAACTTAGATAATCTTTGATAACGGGAAATAAATTCAGAGTGCAGATAATCAAAATGAACTACTAAGACTTCTAGTGAACTGTGCACGCACTTTACCCAAGTCTATTAGATCTCTTTTTACCCAAGTCTGTGACTGTGGTAGTAGAAGAATATAAAAAGCCCAACATGCACTCATGGTTAACTAACATTATGAGAAACAGCACAATTTCAGAACTTCTCCTCTTTGTTTGATAACAGTTCTACTTGCAACAAAAGGTTGCATGTTGCTACCCTCATCTGTGGATTGCAATTTTGTACCATCAATAACATTGGAATTTTGGGGTCACAATCTCACTGATATTTTAAGACATGGTAAAAGGAGACATGCATTAAAAGACAGATAATTCATGTAAATTACGGACTACCTCTTCCAAGTGAACTTTATCAAATTTCCCAAACAGAGCTGTAGCCTACTGATGTGGATGAAACTACTCCATGCAAGATGGGAGGGTGCTTGCTCACATTTGGTTTTCTAAATAAGTTGCACACACCACAACCAAAGTTGAAGGAAAGCTGATGAACTTTAAGCTCTCACAATTGACCATCATCTAGCCAACTAGACGGACTCCACAAAATAATATGATTGATATACTCCTAAGGTTCTAAGCACAAGAACTTTTTGCCTTTGTACTGTGACTAGAATATAACTTCCAAGGTAAAGGCCCTTTTGCTCCTCTCAATAAAGGCCCCAACAGCTAGACACTATAAGATGTAAATTCTTATGGGAAGGCAGCAACCTTAACAACAAGATCCACTTCATGAAATGGTCTAAAGTCATGTTTCCCAAAGAAATTGGTGGACTTGGAATCAAGGACCTATCACTATATAACAAGAGCGTGCTGATGAAATGGCACTGGACTCTGGAGGTACAGTCAAGAGGTTTCTGTCTTACAGAAAGAAATCATTGCAGCAAAATATGGGAGGCTCAACCACGATATGATGATTATTACACAAAATTCTGGATAGATAAATGTATATGGGACTCAACACTAAAGGAAGCTTTTACAAACATCTTCATTGTAATAGGCAGTCCAGAATCCTTCGTTGCACGAAATAAAGAGAACGCCTAATGGAACCTGAATCATAGGAGGAATATGCAGGACTTATAAGTTGATGAACTCATACACATGCTGTAAGTGCCAGAGAAATACGCCATCAACACACAGTTGAGAGAGAAATTAAAATGGGGCAGCTGTATGGATAGAACATACACAGTCAAGAAAGGTTATGGAGCTATGTGCTCCAACAGTATCATGATTGACCTATGGCCTTAGAAGCTAGCTAAAAAACAGGTGTTACATGTGCCGAGCTGATTCAAAATCCATCAACAACCTAATCTTTCACTTTCCAAAGGCTACAGATTTCTGGAACATGTTCCCCAGTTTGGTTTGAAGTGGACTATGCCTTTCACTGTCAGAGACGCCTATGTGAGCTGGAACACAAAAGAAAGTTGACAAAACCATCAGGATAATGTGGAAAATGGTACCTGCAAGCATTTTCTGGTGCATTTGGAATTTTGGACTGAAAGAATCCACACATGTTTTGATGGGTTATCAACTTCAAGCTGCTCCCTGAAGTCTAGATGTTTGGTTAATCTTTTTGGTTGGGCTAGATTTTCGCCTGTTAATAACTCTGGCTTGTTTTTGGATTACATCAGCTCTCTAGTTTGTTAGACTTCAACTATAGATGAGCTGATCAACTCTTCCGCCTGTAATTTCATTGCTACTGCTTGATATCTTTATGATATCGtactcttcttcattttttgaaactggtaatGTTACCTTTAGGATATCCTacttacttcatcaaaaaattcCCTTTTACTTCTCTCTCCACTGTAGGCACCAGTCTTGGCAGATATCATAAGGTTCAAGCCTAGTTAAACAGAAAATATAGTCTAGACAATGCAAATGCAAGCTCACCCATATGCTTAAAGACCATTATCCACAAATGTTTCTCGTTCAACAACAGACCCAGTGTAACCCACAGATGGGGTCCAGAGAGGTAGAGTGTACCCAGACCTTACCCATACCTTTGAGAAGGTAGAGAGATTGTTTCTGGAAGGACCTCGGTGAACAAACAGTGTAAAAAGGCAATAGCAACAAGCATTTTGGCCATGGGTAATGGAATTTCTTGTCTTATATTTGAGGATTACGTGGAAACAACCAGAACTAATAATTTTGCATCACAAACATTCCGCTTGTTTAACAACATTGGTTTTGCAGAAGGATAGCAATCTGCCTACCTAACATCAATTGGCTTACTAATTTATCGGGAACTTGAACTCAAGTACTCAACTGTTTTTTATGTAACCAAAATAAACAATGCTAGTAGACTATCTATAGGTATTTCCATCTGTGAGTATTCAACTCATTAATAATCTTAGCTTCAAAGTCATATCTGCATATAAGCCCTTAACTTCAGATTCACAGCAATCATCCTAAATTTTTTCTacataaaacattataaatatCACATTCTCAATTCACattaagcaaaaaatataattccaagacaaagtaaacattttttccccaaatcatgaaatcataaaGCTTGAACAGAAGATGTACAGGTAAAAGTACTTGAGTTTGGAGAAACTTACCCATTTCGTCCAATTCAATAACAAGAGGATCTACACCAAGTCTCTTGAACAAAACTTTCACCTCAGTTGAGTACCTTTTgtaacaaatttaaagaacacTTCAAAATTCACTCAGAAATTAGACAATTAGTCATCGAATTCCAATTTCATACGAGATATTAATTTTACAACTTACGAACACCAACTCTTGGAGTAGACAACTACTGGGTTTTCCGTAATAGTCTTTTTCACGCTCTCCTCCAATCGGGACCCGAATGAACCCGACATCGCTCGAATCTGCACCCGGCCGATTTTTCGGGGACCATCGTTTTCGATTCTGGACCCAAATCTGTGTAATCTGACACTTGGAACACTGTAATTGGAATTGGGAATGCGCTGTAAGTGCCGGCCAATTTGAGTTCCATTTTGAGGGTGAAAGGATTGAGGAATAGAAAAGGTAGTGAAGTTTTTAGTCAAACTCATAGTGGCagccatttttattttttggagaaGCTTTGTTCAGTTCAGTTCAGTTCAGTTGTtgagattttcttttcttttgtattgTTGATAAATTCACGTGATTCAGTTTTTTAATTCAGCTAAAgataataatcaaattaagaACTCTATAAAATACGGAAATTTGATACTAGTAAATTggacatttttttattcaaaatttggaGAGAAAAATGTCgttctcaattttattttttatttttaatttaattttatttcgtTTCTTGTTCACACTCATATTAGAGTTGATTAGATTTGAATTCACACCAAAAAAATTCTATATCCACGATAAACACTATTTTAAAAAAGCAATTTCAAATCAAAGACCtcttatttgaaaaagaaaaaatacttaACCTTCCACTACAACCCTTGGTAGTTCCTCAAGTATTtgttacataaataaattaattataacaaatatttaGATCTTGTTCAATTATATACATCATTTCTAATTGGAACAAACCTAAGGTTTTAcaataattatgtttaattgatataatgaaaaaaatgatatattttaaatacttatcgTATCTCCATTTTGGCAATCCAAAGACACCTGcaaaataaattctaaattttaatttgaaaatatgtaataaaaatattttatcgatGGGAGTTGTCAAGCATAATTTCAAATGAATATGTTGTACTCTTTGTAGTTACCTATAACTAAAGTTTAAACATTTACATCCAGataataaaaatgacagaacttcaataataatatatgtgtgAAGTTAAGGCCCAAAAATGAGAAGTCAGTGGGCTTCAGTGACAGATGAATTAGAGGCCTAGTTAGTATATAGGCCTCAAGTTGAATAAGAGAGTTTTCcaaaattgtcaaaattttaTGGGACTGCCATTTCAAACGTAGCCATTTACTTTGTATGGCGTCTAAAGTTATCTACGAGTGAAGTTCATGTATTTATATCATAAGTTCTTGCAAAATAATAGGACTTCGGTTGTTATTGTCTAAACTTCAGTTATATATGATTGAAGTTCATTACTTTATGCTTAAACTTCAGTAGCATGTACTTGAACTTTGAACAAAAATGACTAAACTTGAATCATTCAAACTTGAACAACAATTGACTTAATTTCAGAGATGTATTACATATGAGTTTCTAACTAAAAAGTactaaaatattgtataaactTCTTGCTCAACTCTAGGTGTAAAAAAATGGACCACTTAAGTTAGATGGAAATCTAACCACTctttaatttattgataaatgATAACTACATTTCTGGTGTTGCTGACATTCTTACATAGGCTAGTTTCTGTGGATGAGAAACATTTTCAAAGGGTCCTTCTCCTTCCAGAGAAAGGACAAATTAAAGTGGtcgatcaaagaaaaaaattaaactaaagtGATCGATCTCTTATATctaaaaaattcatttcaattttgataataatatatattcaacggtagtaaattttaaatactagATATGATAATGAAAAAGCATTGTTGAAAATTGAATAAGCACAAAAATAACTTCACACTCGGTAAATTCTCTAGAATAAGCAAACTAATATAACATATTAAAGCAATAATGTTATTTAACCTTTGAATAATCGATTAAAATTTACGTGTGAAGTTACATATTTTGTATTCATTGATTCAGTAAAAAACACCCGcgtaaagcaaaaaaaaaaaaaagaaggttgtAGTAGTcgttaatatataaatacaaaccAAAACCCAACAACTTGGTGTCGTGGTGTAGTTGGTTATCACGTCAGTCTAACACACTGAAGGTCTCCGGTTCGAGTCCGGGCGACGCCAGTTTgggttttttaaatttgttttactCGATTCACGATTTTCAAATCTTAAACCCGAGCTTAGTGTTTTTAATACACACgttattatgatgaaaataaaaattgtggGTCGGGACcatttatacaattattttgaattcatGATCAGATCAAGTGtcatgatctttttttttccctttgttTAACCAATAATGTGTATGCTAGGGTGTTCGAAATGATGACAGATTGCTTTCAAAACTCTCATATGACTGTATTGAATATGACTTGAAAAGAACATAGAGAAATAGCACAATATTCTTTCTGCAGCTGTACGTGTTTTTATCAGTGTCTTTTTAACGTACACAAATAATGGAAATTGAAGTGTCATTTTCTTCAACTAATGGAACCAGTATTTTCTAGAATAGGAGTTTTTTCTTCGGATGATTATAATGTGCAAATGTCAGAGAGGACAACAGAGGCCGCATAAATGATAAACACCCTTCACGTTCAACTTTGTTTTAAATAtcagaataatattttatgcatttttatGTTAATGTTTGGTGTACCAACTAAGAGCTGTTTGGATGGACTTAAAcattgcttcttcttttttgggaGTGTTTGACATAATTCAGAGTAACTTTCAAATTAAGTGGTTTGAACTCCTTTTTGTTTCTTACTTGGTGTCTTTTATCTATGTTGGAGTCCGATTAATTTGGATTTGCGATGAAAAGTCTTACATCTGAGGATAAAACGCTCTCTAATAAAGGCGACTCTGTACTTAAGGAAATTCAATGAGAACACTCTACAAGTACTTAGCAATTCCACCACAATACTTGTTTGTAACTCGACTCGTTATAGCTTAGCAACTATATTGCTTAAAAGCTACTTAAATTCGGATTCAAACGGCTCTTCTattttccatcttttttttGTGGTCAACATCAGTACTAAATTTGTCATGAAAGATCAACAGGAAATTTAGAACAATGTTATGAAATAGTACTAATAACTTTAAAAGAACAATCTTTGTCATTGTaataaatataatcaataataattgtacaaatttgtataattgaaaagtcaatacaaacaaaaacaaatttgtggaagaaaaaagagaaacgCCTCTTCGTCCTCTAGTAAAATGCCCAAACTATAGCAAAACTTGagcttttttaatttttaaatttttttggagaGGGCTGATCTCTCTGTATATACTATCTTCTGctgttttctttttgtatatatatattttttacacaaGTATTTTATACATCTCTTTTCTTAAATCCCCTGTTATAAAAAATGAAGGGAATTTTtggtaatcttttttttttttttttttcattttttatatttttcagttGGATTAAAAAGTTGAGATGCATCTTCTGTGTGTTGGAACTTTTTGCTTTTTTTGTTTGAGATCTTCTTTGTAAACTTTTCCAATATCTTGTGCAATATTTATAGCATCAGCAGAAGCACCAGCTAGCCCTTTCCTTGTAAATCCAATTGCATATAGCCCAGATTTTCCTTTCCAATTATTTGGGATTTGTGCTTTCGGAAATCCATTATTGGAGAAAAATTCACTTTCCTGTATCACATAACAAAAATTAACATTAGCACACTTTTCAACAACAGTTGAATAGTTCGAGCTATGTTGCACAgactcttaaaaaaaaattgacaagtaCACATATGATAACTCgaacttttcaaaattattgttCATACACATCTAgcaacattttttaaaagttcgAGCAATTGAGcttctttcattttattgatatatataacttaaattcgGTTAGAAACTTCCGAAGCTGTCAACGTTATTGAAAAAAGTTCCAGAAGGAATGTGACATTGTCTCACCTGTAGCCAGTAAGGAACATTGCTGCAGTAACCTGTAGCAAGAACAACAGAGTCGATTTCTAGCTT
Proteins encoded in this region:
- the LOC101265835 gene encoding monothiol glutaredoxin-S10 — translated: MAATMSLTKNFTTFSIPQSFHPQNGTQIGRHLQRIPNSNYSVPSVRLHRFGSRIENDGPRKIGRVQIRAMSGSFGSRLEESVKKTITENPVVVYSKSWCSYSTEVKVLFKRLGVDPLVIELDEMGPQGPQLQKVLERLTGQHTVPNVFIGAKHIGGCTDTIKLYRKGELESLLSEAKAGKTES